In the Flagellimonas sp. HMM57 genome, one interval contains:
- a CDS encoding glycoside hydrolase family 3 N-terminal domain-containing protein: MKRYNILIATVFLFCCSQNEENPTYKNSGLDTETRVADLLSRMTLEEKIRELDMYSAHDLIDNGKLSIEKAKPVLDGLNVGSVRDFYPESAELSNELQKFVIENNRLGIPILIIEEALHGYLGKGSTSFPVPIGMASMWDVEAMEKIGKVIGSEARSVGVHLALAPTLGLGREPRWGRVQETYGEDPYLAARKGVAIIKGMQGDDLSDDDAIVAEPKHFGIHSIPEGGKNTAPVYIGEREARSNFLYVFEKAYKEAGALGAMAAYHEWDGVPAAGDRWLLHDLLREEWGFKGMVISDLGAIAKQEFIHKTVKNSKEAIASSIKAGLDMQFYDYKHDVFRQGILDALDENLLSMEDVDRGVSSVLYVKFRLGLFDNPYIDTTLKSARYGNKQSQELALEAAHKSIVLLQNKDNVLPFDASVKKVAVIGEMANKALLGGYSRRGENEASIIEAFQKTDYEIDFVDVGVPGGIMEEIDERFLETADGEVGLKAEYFTNPDFSGKPSLTQTETKLENYWHNLSPAPGIPSDNFSIRWTGYLIPKLNGVYDFQLWADDLGRLIIGDEVLIDSWDVKYKNSWSKKSMRLQKDKKYPIKMELTEYDEFADIKIRWKINPDENRETMFEKAVKAAKNADVTVLVLGEKDGNGEGRDKVRLELNQYSKRLLREVAATGKPIVLVLQNGRPLVLTEEVALADAIVETWYAGEEAAQGTVDILSGKVNPSGKLPISFPRANAQLPIYYNQKKSANAGYVDESIQPLFAFGHGLSYSSFEYTDIRVEKPEMSPNEEQKVWVKIKNTSKVKGTEVAQLYITDSYSSVGTPKIQLRGFQRVDLEPGEAKEIEFTLLPDDLSLWNMKMKRVVESGEFIVQVGAASNDIRLKTEFEVKD, encoded by the coding sequence ATGAAACGCTACAATATTCTTATAGCGACTGTTTTTCTTTTTTGCTGTTCACAAAATGAAGAAAATCCTACCTATAAAAATTCAGGGTTAGATACAGAGACACGCGTTGCTGATTTACTTTCTCGAATGACCCTAGAAGAAAAAATCAGGGAGTTAGATATGTATTCTGCTCATGATTTGATTGATAACGGCAAACTATCCATAGAAAAAGCAAAACCTGTATTGGATGGTTTAAACGTGGGTTCTGTACGAGATTTTTATCCAGAGTCTGCTGAATTGTCTAATGAATTACAAAAGTTCGTTATAGAAAACAATCGTTTGGGAATTCCAATATTGATTATTGAAGAAGCCCTACATGGTTATTTGGGAAAAGGAAGTACTTCATTTCCTGTGCCCATTGGTATGGCCAGTATGTGGGATGTAGAGGCAATGGAGAAAATAGGCAAGGTAATAGGCTCCGAAGCTAGGTCAGTTGGTGTTCATTTGGCGTTGGCACCCACTTTAGGTTTAGGAAGAGAACCACGTTGGGGACGTGTGCAAGAAACCTATGGAGAAGACCCTTATTTAGCCGCAAGAAAAGGAGTGGCTATCATCAAAGGGATGCAAGGAGACGATTTAAGCGATGATGATGCTATTGTTGCAGAACCGAAACATTTTGGCATTCACAGTATTCCCGAAGGAGGCAAAAATACTGCTCCGGTTTACATTGGAGAGCGTGAAGCGCGAAGTAATTTTCTTTATGTTTTTGAGAAAGCATATAAAGAAGCTGGTGCTTTGGGCGCCATGGCGGCCTATCATGAATGGGACGGTGTGCCAGCGGCAGGCGACAGATGGTTGTTACATGACTTACTGCGAGAAGAATGGGGCTTTAAAGGCATGGTGATATCCGACTTAGGAGCCATTGCGAAACAGGAATTTATACATAAAACGGTTAAAAATTCCAAAGAAGCCATTGCAAGTTCCATCAAAGCAGGATTGGACATGCAATTTTATGATTATAAACACGATGTATTTCGTCAAGGCATCTTAGATGCTCTAGATGAAAACTTATTATCTATGGAAGATGTAGATAGAGGTGTATCCAGTGTGCTTTATGTGAAATTTAGGTTAGGGCTTTTTGACAATCCCTATATCGATACTACACTTAAGTCTGCTCGATATGGGAATAAGCAGAGTCAAGAATTAGCATTGGAAGCAGCACACAAATCTATCGTGTTACTTCAAAATAAAGATAATGTACTACCATTTGATGCTAGTGTGAAAAAGGTGGCGGTTATTGGTGAGATGGCCAATAAAGCCTTGTTGGGTGGCTATTCCAGAAGAGGCGAAAATGAAGCATCTATTATTGAGGCGTTTCAAAAAACAGACTATGAGATAGATTTTGTAGATGTGGGCGTTCCGGGTGGTATTATGGAAGAAATAGACGAGCGGTTCTTGGAAACAGCAGATGGAGAAGTAGGACTCAAAGCAGAATACTTCACAAACCCGGATTTTTCAGGAAAACCATCGCTTACCCAAACAGAAACTAAATTAGAAAACTATTGGCATAACCTAAGCCCAGCTCCTGGCATACCAAGCGATAATTTTTCCATTCGCTGGACAGGATATTTGATACCTAAATTAAATGGTGTATATGACTTTCAATTATGGGCAGACGATTTGGGCAGATTAATCATTGGTGATGAAGTGTTAATCGATAGCTGGGACGTGAAGTATAAAAACTCATGGTCTAAAAAGAGCATGCGACTTCAGAAAGACAAAAAGTATCCTATAAAGATGGAACTTACAGAATACGATGAATTTGCAGATATTAAAATTCGTTGGAAAATCAATCCTGATGAAAACCGTGAGACCATGTTTGAGAAAGCGGTTAAAGCAGCAAAAAATGCAGATGTAACGGTTTTGGTATTAGGAGAAAAAGATGGTAATGGAGAAGGTAGGGACAAAGTGCGTTTAGAACTTAATCAATATAGTAAAAGGCTTTTAAGAGAAGTAGCCGCAACAGGAAAACCTATTGTCTTAGTACTTCAGAATGGGCGGCCTTTAGTCTTAACAGAAGAAGTTGCCTTGGCAGATGCTATTGTAGAAACCTGGTATGCTGGAGAGGAAGCAGCGCAGGGAACAGTCGATATTTTAAGCGGGAAAGTAAATCCGTCAGGAAAACTGCCCATATCATTTCCTAGAGCTAATGCGCAATTGCCTATTTATTACAACCAGAAAAAATCGGCTAATGCAGGTTATGTTGACGAAAGTATTCAACCTTTATTTGCATTCGGACATGGATTGAGTTACAGTAGTTTCGAGTATACTGACATCCGTGTAGAAAAGCCTGAGATGTCTCCAAACGAGGAACAGAAAGTTTGGGTGAAAATTAAAAATACGTCTAAAGTAAAGGGGACTGAAGTAGCACAATTATACATTACCGATAGTTACAGTTCGGTAGGCACACCTAAGATTCAATTACGTGGGTTTCAACGTGTGGATTTGGAGCCAGGTGAAGCAAAAGAAATTGAATTTACCCTATTGCCCGATGATTTAAGCCTTTGGAATATGAAGATGAAACGTGTTGTGGAATCCGGAGAATTTATAGTTCAAGTAGGAGCGGCATCCAATGACATTCGTTTAAAAACCGAGTTTGAAGTAAAAGATTAA
- a CDS encoding glycoside hydrolase family 3 protein, which yields MNRAKIIVVIMAVLSIAVSCKNEDKLIYKDASAPIEDRVEDLLSRMTIEEKFGQVFMVPYQSSEGLEKYKDGVFGFQLNTSSSATQQILTYAEGGEAQQAAELANKVQKYFIEETRLGIPIISFDEALHGLVRKGATAYPQAIGLAATWDTTLVKNVAHSIATETRTRGIRQILSPVLNIARDVRWGRTEETYGEDTFLTTRMGVAFISEFEKMGVVTTPKHFVANVGDGGRDSYPIHFNERLLEEVYFPAYKAAFQEANAWSVMTSYNSYDGRPCTSNDWLLNQKLKKEWGFDGFVISDANAVGIIDMIHFTTTDFADAGKQSIENGLDVIFEVYYDQYKEKYYPAFERGDIDEEKLNEAVRRVLRAKFKLGLFENPYVDVEVAKTSNGTKEHRQIAKKAAQESIVLLKNEANTLPFTKQIKSVAVIGADATEARLGGYSGPGNDKVSILEGIQNKIGAAKVNYAEGCGRVSEEFVAIPTENLYTFDDSKKVQGLKGEYFNNINLEGEPALTRIDPVLNFRWTLFSPEHKTINYDWFSARWTGKLVAPKTGEFNIGLKGDDGYRLYIDGELVIDNWRKQTFQQLTKPYKFQKDKEYDIKVEFYETKGNVWFKLLWDVGVEDSWENDIKEAVAQAQKSDVAVVVVGINEGEFQDRAKLSLPGHQEEMIQQIAATGKPVTVVIVGGSAVTMNNWINEVPAIVDVWYPGDEGGNAVADVLFGDYNPAGRLPITFPIHEGQLPLYYNHKPTGRGDDYRDLTGKPLFPFGYGLSYSTFEYSDLIVDAKEITTEDSATFSFKVTNTGDYDGDEVVQLYIRDLIASVTRPVTELKGFQRIHLKKAETKEVTFTVTPEMLTMLDENMNRVVEPGEFRIMIGAASNDIRLREILTVKNE from the coding sequence ATGAATCGAGCAAAAATAATAGTGGTGATAATGGCAGTGCTTTCAATTGCCGTATCATGTAAGAATGAAGATAAGCTCATCTACAAAGATGCCAGTGCCCCCATTGAAGATCGGGTTGAGGATTTATTGTCACGTATGACCATTGAGGAGAAATTTGGGCAGGTATTTATGGTGCCGTACCAATCATCTGAAGGATTGGAAAAGTACAAAGACGGTGTTTTTGGGTTTCAATTGAACACCTCCTCATCAGCTACACAACAGATATTGACGTATGCAGAAGGTGGCGAAGCCCAACAAGCGGCTGAACTGGCCAACAAAGTGCAAAAATATTTTATAGAAGAAACCCGATTGGGCATTCCTATTATTTCTTTTGATGAAGCCCTCCACGGATTGGTACGCAAAGGTGCTACGGCATATCCACAGGCAATTGGACTAGCAGCAACCTGGGATACTACTTTAGTAAAAAATGTTGCCCATTCCATTGCAACGGAGACTAGAACAAGAGGCATACGTCAAATTTTATCACCTGTGCTTAATATTGCCAGGGATGTGCGTTGGGGAAGAACAGAAGAAACCTATGGCGAGGATACTTTTCTGACTACGCGAATGGGGGTTGCTTTTATTTCAGAGTTTGAAAAAATGGGCGTGGTAACCACCCCAAAGCACTTCGTTGCCAATGTAGGTGATGGCGGTAGGGATAGTTACCCCATTCACTTTAATGAAAGACTATTAGAGGAGGTCTATTTTCCAGCCTACAAAGCTGCGTTTCAAGAAGCTAATGCATGGTCGGTGATGACGTCTTACAACTCTTATGATGGTAGACCCTGTACCTCAAACGACTGGTTACTCAACCAAAAATTGAAAAAAGAATGGGGATTTGATGGCTTTGTGATTTCAGATGCTAATGCCGTGGGTATTATTGACATGATTCATTTCACGACCACAGATTTTGCTGATGCTGGAAAGCAATCCATAGAAAACGGATTGGATGTTATTTTTGAAGTGTATTACGATCAGTACAAGGAAAAATATTATCCGGCATTTGAAAGAGGGGACATTGATGAAGAAAAGCTAAATGAAGCCGTAAGAAGGGTACTTCGCGCAAAGTTTAAGCTAGGCTTATTCGAAAACCCATATGTTGATGTTGAGGTGGCTAAAACATCTAATGGTACAAAAGAGCACCGACAAATAGCGAAGAAAGCCGCACAAGAATCTATTGTATTGCTAAAAAATGAAGCAAATACCCTACCCTTTACGAAGCAAATAAAATCGGTAGCAGTCATCGGAGCAGATGCTACTGAAGCAAGGTTAGGCGGCTATTCAGGCCCTGGTAACGACAAGGTTAGTATTTTGGAAGGCATTCAAAATAAGATAGGTGCAGCAAAAGTAAACTATGCTGAAGGTTGCGGTCGTGTTTCAGAAGAATTTGTGGCCATCCCAACCGAAAACCTATACACTTTTGACGATAGTAAAAAAGTACAGGGATTAAAAGGGGAATACTTTAATAATATTAATCTTGAAGGCGAACCGGCTTTAACACGTATAGACCCGGTTCTTAATTTCAGGTGGACGCTATTTTCCCCCGAACATAAGACCATTAATTACGATTGGTTCTCTGCACGTTGGACAGGAAAATTGGTTGCCCCAAAAACAGGGGAGTTTAACATCGGATTAAAAGGAGATGATGGCTACCGCCTGTATATTGATGGAGAATTGGTAATTGATAATTGGAGAAAACAAACCTTTCAACAGCTAACAAAACCCTACAAATTTCAAAAAGACAAAGAGTATGATATCAAAGTAGAATTCTATGAAACCAAGGGTAATGTATGGTTTAAGTTGCTCTGGGATGTAGGTGTTGAAGATTCATGGGAAAATGACATCAAAGAAGCTGTTGCCCAAGCACAAAAAAGTGATGTAGCAGTTGTGGTAGTAGGTATTAATGAAGGAGAATTTCAAGATAGGGCTAAACTTTCACTTCCGGGGCATCAGGAAGAAATGATACAACAGATTGCTGCGACCGGTAAACCCGTTACCGTGGTCATCGTTGGCGGTAGTGCGGTCACTATGAATAATTGGATTAATGAGGTGCCTGCCATTGTTGATGTTTGGTATCCCGGAGATGAGGGCGGAAATGCTGTAGCCGATGTGTTATTTGGAGATTACAATCCTGCTGGAAGATTACCAATTACGTTTCCCATACATGAGGGGCAATTACCATTGTACTATAATCATAAACCTACCGGAAGAGGGGATGATTATCGAGATTTGACAGGAAAACCACTTTTTCCATTTGGCTATGGCTTGAGCTATTCTACGTTTGAATATAGCGACCTTATTGTTGATGCAAAGGAAATTACCACTGAAGACAGCGCAACCTTTAGCTTTAAGGTAACCAACACAGGAGATTACGACGGCGATGAGGTAGTACAGCTCTACATTAGGGATTTGATAGCTTCAGTAACGCGTCCTGTAACTGAACTCAAAGGGTTTCAACGAATACACCTCAAGAAAGCAGAAACCAAAGAAGTCACCTTTACGGTAACTCCTGAGATGCTCACCATGCTCGATGAAAATATGAACCGTGTAGTAGAACCGGGAGAGTTCCGAATTATGATTGGTGCGGCTTCGAATGATATTCGATTAAGAGAAATTTTGACTGTAAAAAACGAATAA
- a CDS encoding ROK family protein: protein MKKSLTIGADVGGSHISCGVVDMPALELGVMSTLKLDSNTEKKQVLEKWAEGINAVVQNQGVADESIHIGFAMPGPFDYKNGIALFDENVDKYQHLYSVSIPDELPAYLVKGNYTFRFINDAVAFAVGAVNAMQLNHKEKMIVLTLGTGLGACFLEKGVPIFKSEDIPESGWLWNQEFKDGIGDAYFSTRWFVKRFFEQTGKQISGVREMIASSHEVVPVIFQEYVQHMAAFLAPHIKKFKPSTILLGGNIAKASDYFLADLNTSLAKLNVEIVVSTIGEEAAIIGSAQLFDAGFWEKIKNDL, encoded by the coding sequence ATGAAAAAGTCTTTAACAATTGGAGCAGATGTAGGAGGAAGCCATATATCCTGTGGTGTGGTGGATATGCCTGCATTGGAACTTGGTGTTATGTCCACATTAAAACTAGACAGTAATACAGAGAAAAAACAGGTTTTGGAAAAATGGGCTGAGGGAATAAACGCTGTTGTTCAAAATCAAGGGGTTGCAGATGAAAGTATCCATATCGGTTTTGCTATGCCCGGGCCGTTTGATTATAAAAATGGTATTGCACTATTTGATGAAAATGTTGACAAGTACCAACACCTATATTCGGTCAGTATACCTGATGAATTACCTGCCTATTTAGTTAAGGGCAACTATACCTTTCGCTTTATAAATGATGCTGTTGCTTTTGCGGTAGGTGCCGTAAACGCAATGCAGTTAAATCATAAAGAAAAGATGATTGTGCTCACACTGGGCACAGGTTTAGGAGCTTGTTTTTTAGAAAAGGGGGTTCCTATTTTTAAAAGTGAAGATATACCAGAAAGTGGGTGGTTATGGAATCAAGAATTTAAGGATGGTATTGGTGATGCCTATTTTTCTACCCGATGGTTTGTAAAACGATTTTTTGAACAGACTGGTAAGCAAATTTCAGGTGTACGTGAAATGATAGCTTCAAGTCATGAAGTTGTACCTGTCATTTTTCAAGAATATGTACAACACATGGCAGCCTTTTTAGCTCCCCATATCAAGAAATTCAAACCCAGCACTATTTTGTTGGGAGGGAATATTGCAAAGGCTTCTGATTATTTTTTAGCTGATCTGAATACGTCTTTAGCAAAGTTGAATGTAGAGATTGTCGTGTCCACCATTGGTGAAGAAGCAGCAATTATAGGTAGTGCACAATTATTTGATGCTGGTTTTTGGGAAAAAATTAAAAATGATTTGTGA